The Flaviramulus sp. BrNp1-15 genome has a window encoding:
- the metH gene encoding methionine synthase has translation MKVKQTKYMKLSGLEPLVLNENSNFINVGERTNVAGSRKFLRLIKEEKFDEALDIARHQVDGGAQIIDVNMDDGLIDGKESMVRFLNLIAAEPDISRVPIMIDSSKWEIIEAGLQVVQGKCVVNSISLKEGEEKFIWEAKQIKRYGAAVIVMAFDEVGQADNYERRIEIAQRSYRILVDIVHFPSEDIIFDLNIFPVATGMEEHRKNAIDFIEATRWVRQNLPNVSVSGGVSNVSFSFRGNDGVREAMHSVFLYYAIQAGMNMGIVNPALLEVYDDIPKDLLEYVEDVILDRRDDATERLLDFAETVKGSKVEKGLDLSWRENPIQDRITHALVKGIDAFIIEDVEEARLQAEKPIEVIEGNLMIGMNVVGDLFGEGKMFLPQVVKSARVMKKAVAYLNPFIEAEKGEFQQAVGKVLMATVKGDVHDIGKNIVSVVLACNNYEIVDLGVMVPPEKIIAEAKAHNVDAIGLSGLITPSLDEMVYLAKEMERQNFTLPLLIGGATTSKAHTAVKIDTQYKNAVVHVNDASRAVTVVGDLLNKKTSHEYTAKLKKDYDEFREKFLKRGKEKSYIPIIEARKRKYKIDWEASVIAKPKGLGIQRLKQLSLKELLPFIDWSPFFRSWDLHGKYPNILTDDVVGEQATQLFDDAQIMIKQIVAKQLLKPKAVFGLFEANTVNDDDISVKKKGKEIAVFRTLRQQLKKRDGIPNIALADFIAPQETGKTDYIGAFCVGIFGAQELADSYRKKEDDYNAIMAQAIADRFAEAFAEYLHKQVRIKHWGYDVNEELTNDELIKESYKGIRPAPGYPACPDHLEKETIWELLDVEKLIGVKLTESLAMWPAAAVSGYYFANPEAKYFGLGKITDDQVTDYSVRKGITKDKARKWLHPNLAEE, from the coding sequence ATGAAAGTGAAGCAAACTAAATACATGAAATTGTCTGGTTTAGAACCCTTGGTTTTAAACGAAAACAGCAACTTTATAAATGTTGGCGAACGAACTAATGTTGCTGGTTCGCGAAAGTTTTTAAGACTTATTAAAGAAGAAAAATTTGATGAAGCTTTAGATATTGCGCGTCATCAAGTAGATGGAGGTGCGCAAATTATCGACGTTAATATGGACGACGGACTAATAGATGGTAAAGAGTCTATGGTGCGTTTTTTAAATCTTATTGCAGCAGAACCAGACATATCAAGAGTACCAATTATGATTGATAGCTCAAAATGGGAAATCATTGAAGCTGGTTTGCAAGTTGTTCAGGGAAAATGTGTGGTGAATTCTATTTCTTTAAAAGAAGGAGAAGAGAAATTTATTTGGGAAGCAAAACAAATAAAACGTTATGGAGCTGCTGTAATTGTTATGGCTTTTGATGAAGTTGGACAAGCCGATAATTATGAGCGCCGAATCGAAATTGCGCAAAGATCATATAGAATATTGGTGGACATTGTCCACTTTCCTTCAGAAGATATCATTTTCGATTTAAATATATTTCCTGTAGCAACCGGTATGGAAGAACACCGTAAAAATGCTATAGATTTTATTGAAGCCACGCGTTGGGTGCGACAAAATCTACCAAACGTTAGTGTAAGTGGTGGAGTAAGCAACGTGTCGTTTTCATTTAGAGGAAATGATGGTGTTCGCGAAGCAATGCATTCGGTTTTTCTATACTACGCTATTCAAGCAGGTATGAATATGGGGATTGTAAATCCAGCACTTTTAGAAGTTTATGATGATATTCCTAAAGATTTATTAGAGTATGTTGAAGATGTTATTTTAGACAGACGCGACGATGCTACCGAGCGATTATTAGATTTTGCCGAAACCGTAAAAGGCTCTAAAGTTGAAAAAGGTTTGGATTTATCATGGCGAGAAAATCCAATTCAAGATAGAATTACTCATGCTTTAGTTAAGGGTATAGATGCTTTTATTATTGAAGATGTAGAAGAAGCAAGATTACAGGCCGAAAAACCTATAGAAGTCATTGAAGGTAATTTAATGATTGGTATGAATGTGGTTGGTGATTTGTTTGGTGAAGGAAAAATGTTTTTACCACAAGTAGTTAAGTCGGCACGTGTAATGAAAAAAGCCGTAGCTTATTTAAATCCGTTTATTGAAGCTGAAAAAGGAGAGTTTCAGCAAGCTGTTGGTAAAGTTTTAATGGCGACTGTAAAAGGCGATGTGCATGATATTGGTAAAAATATTGTAAGTGTAGTTTTGGCATGCAACAATTATGAAATAGTGGATTTGGGCGTAATGGTACCACCAGAAAAAATCATAGCAGAAGCCAAAGCGCATAATGTAGATGCTATAGGTTTATCGGGTTTAATAACACCATCTTTGGATGAAATGGTGTATTTAGCTAAGGAAATGGAGCGTCAAAATTTTACGCTGCCTTTACTTATTGGTGGAGCAACAACATCAAAAGCCCATACGGCAGTTAAAATAGATACACAATATAAAAATGCTGTTGTACATGTAAATGACGCTTCTAGAGCAGTAACGGTTGTGGGAGATTTATTAAATAAAAAAACATCTCATGAATACACTGCCAAGTTAAAAAAGGATTATGATGAGTTTAGAGAAAAGTTTTTAAAACGTGGTAAGGAAAAATCATATATACCTATTATTGAAGCTAGAAAGCGAAAGTATAAGATAGATTGGGAAGCTTCTGTAATTGCAAAACCTAAAGGACTAGGAATACAACGTTTAAAACAATTAAGTTTAAAAGAATTGTTGCCTTTTATAGATTGGAGTCCTTTTTTTAGAAGTTGGGATTTACATGGTAAATACCCTAATATTCTAACGGATGATGTTGTTGGTGAACAGGCTACACAATTGTTTGATGATGCTCAAATCATGATAAAACAAATTGTTGCAAAACAGTTGTTAAAACCAAAAGCAGTTTTTGGGTTGTTTGAAGCAAATACTGTAAATGATGATGATATTTCTGTTAAGAAAAAAGGAAAAGAAATAGCTGTTTTTAGAACTCTTCGTCAGCAATTAAAGAAACGAGATGGAATACCTAACATTGCTTTAGCAGATTTTATAGCACCACAAGAAACAGGTAAAACAGATTATATAGGAGCATTTTGCGTAGGTATTTTTGGAGCACAAGAATTAGCCGATAGTTATAGAAAAAAGGAAGATGATTATAATGCAATAATGGCGCAAGCCATAGCAGACCGTTTTGCTGAAGCTTTTGCTGAATATTTGCATAAACAAGTACGAATAAAACATTGGGGTTATGATGTGAATGAAGAGTTAACCAATGATGAGTTAATTAAAGAAAGTTACAAAGGTATTCGTCCGGCGCCAGGATATCCAGCTTGTCCAGACCATTTAGAAAAAGAAACCATTTGGGAATTATTAGATGTTGAAAAATTAATAGGAGTCAAGCTAACCGAGAGTTTAGCTATGTGGCCAGCAGCTGCAGTTTCAGGATATTATTTTGCAAATCCAGAAGCTAAGTATTTTGGGTTAGGAAAAATCACCGATGATCAAGTAACCGATTATTCAGTTAGAAAAGGAATAACAAAAGATAAAGCTAGAAAATGGTTGCATCCTAATCTAGCAGAAGAATAA
- a CDS encoding homocysteine S-methyltransferase family protein, which produces MSNIKQALQDRILVLDGAMGTMLQAYKFTEEDFRGERFKDYPTPLQGNNDLLSITQPKAIKEVHAKYFEAGADIVETNTFSGTTIAMADYQMEDLVYELNYQSAKIAKEVADEFTAKEPHKPRFVAGSIGPTNRTASMSPDVNDPGYRAVTFDELRIAYKQQVEALVDGGVDVLLVETVFDTLNAKAALFATEEVKEERNINVPVMLSGTITDASGRTLSGQTAEAFLISVSHIPLLSIGFNCALGANLLQPHLEAIANKTDFGISAHPNAGLPNAFGEYDESPEEMGEQIEEYLKKNLINIIGGCCGTTPDHIRVIADIAAKYKPRKVLETVD; this is translated from the coding sequence ATGTCAAATATAAAACAAGCTTTACAAGATCGTATTTTAGTACTAGATGGTGCTATGGGTACTATGCTACAAGCTTATAAATTTACTGAAGAAGATTTTAGAGGCGAGCGTTTTAAAGATTATCCAACGCCTTTACAAGGTAATAACGATTTACTTTCTATTACACAGCCAAAGGCTATAAAAGAAGTGCATGCTAAGTATTTTGAAGCAGGTGCAGATATTGTAGAAACCAACACATTTTCTGGAACTACAATTGCTATGGCAGATTATCAAATGGAAGATTTGGTGTATGAATTGAATTATCAATCTGCTAAAATAGCTAAAGAAGTTGCAGATGAGTTCACAGCCAAAGAACCACATAAACCGCGTTTTGTAGCAGGTTCAATAGGTCCAACAAACCGAACAGCAAGTATGTCGCCAGATGTTAACGATCCAGGTTACAGAGCAGTAACTTTTGATGAATTACGAATTGCATACAAACAACAAGTAGAAGCTTTGGTAGATGGTGGTGTTGATGTACTATTAGTAGAAACCGTATTCGATACATTAAATGCAAAAGCAGCATTATTTGCTACTGAAGAAGTAAAAGAAGAACGTAATATTAATGTTCCGGTTATGTTAAGCGGAACAATTACAGATGCTTCTGGAAGAACGTTATCTGGTCAAACAGCCGAAGCGTTTTTAATATCAGTGTCACATATTCCACTATTATCAATTGGGTTTAATTGTGCGTTAGGAGCTAATTTGTTGCAACCTCACTTGGAGGCCATAGCTAATAAAACAGATTTTGGTATTTCAGCGCATCCTAATGCAGGTTTGCCAAATGCTTTTGGTGAATATGATGAGTCTCCAGAAGAGATGGGTGAACAAATAGAAGAATATTTAAAGAAGAATTTAATCAATATTATTGGTGGTTGTTGCGGTACGACACCCGATCACATTCGAGTGATTGCAGATATTGCTGCTAAATATAAACCAAGAAAAGTTTTAGAAACAGTAGATTAA
- the cysM gene encoding cysteine synthase CysM produces the protein MAFENSIIGQIGNTPLVEATHLISKKGVRLFLKLEGNNPGGSVKDRPAFNMINEALKRGDIKKGGTLVEATSGNTGIALAFISKLLGLNMILIMPENSTEERVKTMRAYGAEVILTPADIGIEGSRDLAFKLRDEKGYTLLNQFENDDNWKAHYKTTGPEILEATNGKITHFVSAMGTTGTITGVSTYLKEKNKNITIVGAQPADGARIPGIRKWSPDYVPKFFNPKKVDVVVDVSEEDAKNTTQRLAKEEGVFAGMSSGGAVFCALKIAESIDEGIIVAIICDRGDRYLSSSLFE, from the coding sequence ATGGCATTCGAGAATAGTATTATTGGTCAAATAGGTAATACACCTTTAGTTGAAGCAACGCATCTTATTTCAAAAAAAGGTGTCAGATTGTTTTTAAAACTAGAAGGAAATAATCCGGGTGGAAGTGTAAAAGACAGACCAGCCTTTAATATGATTAACGAAGCCTTAAAACGTGGTGATATTAAAAAAGGAGGCACCTTGGTTGAAGCAACAAGCGGAAATACGGGAATTGCTTTAGCTTTTATTTCAAAATTATTAGGGCTGAATATGATTTTAATAATGCCTGAAAACTCAACGGAAGAACGTGTTAAAACCATGCGAGCTTATGGTGCTGAGGTTATTTTAACACCTGCAGATATTGGTATTGAAGGATCTCGCGATTTAGCTTTTAAACTAAGAGACGAAAAAGGTTATACGCTATTAAATCAGTTTGAAAATGATGATAACTGGAAAGCGCATTACAAAACTACAGGGCCTGAAATTTTGGAAGCTACCAATGGAAAAATAACTCACTTTGTGTCGGCAATGGGAACAACTGGAACCATTACTGGTGTTTCAACTTATTTAAAAGAGAAAAATAAAAATATCACAATTGTTGGTGCACAACCAGCAGATGGTGCAAGAATTCCTGGTATAAGAAAATGGTCTCCAGATTATGTGCCTAAGTTTTTTAATCCTAAAAAAGTAGATGTAGTTGTTGATGTTTCTGAGGAAGATGCCAAAAACACAACGCAACGTTTAGCAAAAGAAGAGGGTGTTTTTGCAGGAATGAGTAGTGGTGGTGCGGTATTTTGTGCTTTAAAAATAGCAGAGTCAATAGACGAGGGTATTATTGTAGCTATTATTTGTGATAGAGGCGATCGCTATTTATCATCTTCATTATTCGAATAA
- the epsC gene encoding serine O-acetyltransferase EpsC, whose translation MKSYNVCLKDTVKTFTKCLFYSLFDCEQEEAHSDYLEKTFLKILSSLEIENGEAIWESFKAELPKVRLQLDLDAVAFENNDPASYSLEEIYLAYPGFHAISIYRLSNTLYKLNVPILPRMMSEYIHGITGIDIHPGATIGESFYIDHGTGIVIGETSIIKDNVKIYQGVTLGGIQVSKDLAKVKRHPTIESNVCIYANATILGGDIVIGANSIIGANVWITHSVPENSLVTYKTEIKIRPKKNGIRE comes from the coding sequence ATGAAAAGTTATAATGTTTGCTTAAAAGATACGGTTAAAACATTCACCAAATGTTTGTTTTATTCTTTGTTTGATTGTGAGCAAGAAGAAGCGCATAGCGATTATTTAGAAAAAACATTTCTTAAGATACTTTCTTCTTTAGAAATTGAAAACGGTGAAGCAATTTGGGAAAGTTTTAAAGCAGAACTTCCCAAAGTAAGGCTACAATTAGATTTAGACGCTGTAGCTTTTGAAAATAATGATCCAGCATCTTATAGTTTAGAAGAAATTTATCTAGCTTATCCTGGGTTTCATGCTATTTCTATTTACAGATTAAGTAACACGCTTTATAAACTAAACGTTCCTATTTTACCAAGAATGATGAGTGAGTATATTCATGGTATTACAGGTATCGATATTCACCCTGGAGCAACTATTGGAGAATCATTTTATATAGACCATGGTACAGGAATTGTTATTGGTGAAACATCAATAATAAAAGATAACGTTAAAATTTATCAAGGGGTTACTTTAGGTGGAATTCAAGTTAGTAAAGATTTAGCTAAAGTAAAAAGGCACCCAACAATTGAGAGTAATGTTTGTATTTATGCAAATGCAACAATTCTTGGTGGAGATATTGTTATTGGAGCAAATTCAATAATTGGTGCTAATGTTTGGATTACACATTCGGTTCCAGAGAATTCGTTAGTTACTTATAAAACTGAAATTAAAATCAGACCTAAAAAGAATGGCATTCGAGAATAG
- a CDS encoding NAD(P)/FAD-dependent oxidoreductase: protein MIKTDILIIGAGPTGLFTVFEAGLLKLKCHLIDALPQPGGQCSEIYPKKPIYDIPGFPEILAGDLTKNLLEQGKQFEPGFTLGERAETIEKQEDGSFIVTTNKGTKHQAPVVAIAGGLGSFEPRKPAIEGIADYEDNGVEYIIKDPEFYRDKNVVISGGGDSALDWSIFLTDVASSVTLIHRRNEFRGALDSVEKVRELTLLNKINLITPAEVKELHGDGKIEAVTYVKDGESTKIETDHFIPLFGLSPKLGPIANWGLEIEKNAIKVDNSLNYQTNIPGIFAIGDVNTYPEKLKLILCGFHEATLMCQAAYRIINPGKKYVLKYTTVSGIDGFDGTRKEAPKAVVQAIK from the coding sequence ATGATTAAAACAGATATATTAATAATTGGTGCGGGACCAACAGGATTATTTACAGTATTCGAAGCTGGATTATTAAAATTAAAATGCCATTTAATTGATGCATTACCACAACCTGGTGGACAATGCTCAGAGATTTATCCTAAAAAACCAATTTATGATATTCCTGGTTTCCCAGAAATATTAGCCGGCGATTTAACTAAAAATTTACTGGAGCAAGGTAAACAGTTTGAACCTGGATTTACCTTAGGAGAACGAGCAGAAACTATTGAAAAACAAGAAGACGGTTCTTTTATTGTAACAACAAATAAAGGTACAAAGCATCAAGCGCCTGTAGTGGCTATTGCTGGAGGTTTAGGCTCGTTTGAACCTAGAAAACCAGCTATTGAAGGTATTGCAGATTATGAAGATAATGGTGTTGAATATATTATTAAAGATCCAGAGTTTTATAGAGATAAAAACGTAGTGATTTCTGGAGGAGGAGATTCTGCTTTAGATTGGAGTATCTTTTTAACAGATGTTGCTTCATCTGTGACTTTAATACATAGAAGAAACGAGTTTAGAGGTGCTTTAGATTCTGTTGAAAAAGTAAGAGAATTAACACTTTTAAATAAAATCAATTTAATAACTCCTGCAGAAGTTAAAGAATTACATGGTGATGGTAAAATTGAAGCAGTAACTTATGTGAAAGATGGAGAGTCTACTAAAATTGAAACCGATCATTTCATTCCGTTATTCGGTTTATCACCAAAATTAGGGCCTATTGCAAATTGGGGATTAGAAATAGAAAAGAATGCTATTAAAGTTGATAATTCATTAAACTATCAAACTAATATTCCAGGTATTTTTGCAATTGGAGATGTAAACACATATCCAGAGAAATTAAAGTTGATTTTATGCGGTTTTCACGAAGCTACTTTAATGTGTCAAGCGGCTTACAGAATTATAAACCCTGGTAAAAAATATGTGTTAAAGTATACAACCGTTAGTGGTATTGATGGTTTTGATGGTACTCGTAAAGAAGCACCAAAAGCTGTTGTACAAGCCATAAAGTAA
- a CDS encoding bifunctional precorrin-2 dehydrogenase/sirohydrochlorin ferrochelatase: MERNNLYPIFLKVKNLEVLIIGGGFVAEEKLTFLLKSSPDANVTMVSPMFREGTIELAKKGNVALVEDVYKKEYIQGKHMVVATTDVPDVNVQAWKDCRAEAKLVNVADNPPYCDFYMGGIVTKGNVKVAISTNGKSPTTAKRLRQFFEDVIPENIDDLVKNLNEYRKTIKGDFEEKVETLNEFTKGLIEK; the protein is encoded by the coding sequence TTGGAAAGAAATAATTTATACCCTATTTTTTTGAAAGTTAAAAACCTAGAAGTACTTATTATAGGTGGTGGTTTTGTGGCTGAAGAAAAATTAACGTTTCTTTTAAAATCAAGTCCCGATGCTAATGTAACTATGGTGTCGCCTATGTTTAGAGAAGGAACTATTGAATTAGCGAAGAAGGGTAATGTTGCTCTGGTAGAAGATGTTTACAAAAAAGAGTATATACAAGGAAAGCATATGGTAGTTGCAACGACTGATGTTCCTGATGTAAATGTGCAGGCGTGGAAAGATTGTCGCGCCGAAGCTAAATTGGTTAATGTTGCAGACAACCCACCATATTGCGATTTTTATATGGGAGGCATTGTAACCAAAGGCAATGTAAAAGTGGCTATTTCAACTAACGGAAAATCGCCAACAACAGCCAAAAGATTGCGTCAGTTTTTTGAGGATGTTATTCCAGAAAATATTGACGATTTAGTGAAAAATTTAAACGAATATAGAAAAACGATAAAAGGTGATTTTGAAGAAAAAGTGGAAACGCTTAACGAATTTACTAAAGGATTAATTGAGAAATAA
- the cobA gene encoding uroporphyrinogen-III C-methyltransferase: MSLKTPKLTVVGAGPGDVDLITLKAIKAIKSADVILYDALINEELLEYASPETECIFVGKRKGCYAFQQEQINELIVVKAKEKGHVVRLKGGDPFIFGRGAEEIDYVREFGLETFVVPGISSSVAVPAYQGIPLTKRGASESFWVVTATTKAHKLSSDIALAAKSTATVVILMGMHKLGEIVKVFSEENKQDTAVAIIQNGTREDEKVGIGTIRNIEQIVAEKQLSSPAIIVIGDVVKQRAVLSSIYSEVASKE, translated from the coding sequence ATGAGTTTAAAAACCCCAAAATTAACAGTTGTAGGTGCAGGTCCTGGCGATGTGGATTTAATCACGCTTAAAGCAATAAAAGCTATTAAGTCGGCAGATGTTATTCTATATGATGCCCTTATAAATGAAGAGCTTCTTGAATATGCTTCACCAGAAACTGAATGTATTTTTGTAGGTAAACGTAAAGGATGCTATGCATTTCAGCAAGAACAAATCAACGAGCTTATTGTAGTTAAAGCTAAAGAAAAGGGGCATGTTGTACGTCTTAAAGGAGGCGACCCTTTTATTTTTGGTCGTGGAGCAGAAGAGATAGATTATGTAAGAGAGTTTGGTTTAGAAACCTTTGTAGTGCCAGGAATTTCATCATCTGTAGCAGTACCAGCATATCAAGGAATACCATTAACAAAGCGAGGTGCTTCAGAGAGTTTTTGGGTAGTTACAGCAACTACAAAAGCACATAAATTATCAAGTGATATTGCATTAGCAGCAAAATCAACAGCGACCGTTGTTATTTTAATGGGAATGCATAAGTTAGGAGAAATTGTTAAGGTGTTTTCAGAAGAAAACAAGCAAGATACCGCTGTAGCAATTATTCAAAATGGCACAAGAGAAGATGAAAAAGTAGGCATAGGAACTATAAGAAACATAGAGCAGATTGTAGCAGAAAAACAATTATCGTCTCCTGCTATAATTGTAATAGGAGATGTTGTTAAACAGCGTGCAGTTTTGAGTTCAATTTATAGTGAAGTTGCTTCAAAAGAATAA
- a CDS encoding HEPN domain-containing protein: MQSFRTEIENPVVEKDIIELANKIELFHNGKIDEEKFRSLRLARGVYGQRQEGVQMIRIKLPYGKVKSNQLHRISDVSDEYSRGRLHITTRQDIQIHYVDLNRTPELWAELERDDVTLREACGNTVRNVTASETAGIDVNEPFDVSPYADALYKFFLRNPICQEMGRKFKVSFSSSDEDTGLSYMHDLGFIAKIENGVRGFKVMIGGGLGSQPRHADVLYDFLETDKIIPVMEGVLRIFDRHGERKSRAKARMKFLIKDIGLEAFKELVDAEQNAIEFKSVAIDADAYEASKPVSVEAPQVEIKDQEAFNLWKSTNLIPQKQEGYVAIGIKVLLGDFYTDKARLLADLVEKYAAGEIRLSLRQNIIIPFVKEDLVPFFYTELEKLGFVEAGYNKAIDITACPGTDTCNLGIASSTGISVELERMLKTEYPQYLNNQDLVIKISGCMNACGQHNMANIGFQGMTVRTPEKLVAPALQVLLGGGNLGDGNGLFADKVVKVPSRRGPEALRRILNDFETNANRKQFVEYYKETGDRYFYDLLNDLQDVTNLTQEDFIDWGEEEKYVKEIGIGECAGVVIDLIATLFLESEEKIENAQESFNNKVYSSAIYHAYSSLVNSAKALLLAENKKTNTHAGIISQFDELFVESGRIDLGVSFSDLIYQINKFTPTEDFASKYIENANEFLTKVRAFREAETNTLAKKAV, from the coding sequence ATGCAAAGTTTTAGAACAGAAATAGAAAATCCGGTTGTTGAAAAAGACATTATAGAATTAGCTAATAAAATAGAGCTATTTCATAATGGAAAAATCGACGAAGAAAAATTTAGAAGTCTGCGTTTAGCACGTGGGGTTTACGGTCAGCGTCAAGAAGGCGTACAAATGATTCGTATAAAATTACCTTACGGAAAAGTTAAGAGCAATCAATTACACAGAATTTCTGATGTTTCTGATGAATATTCTAGAGGACGTTTACATATTACAACACGTCAAGATATTCAAATCCATTATGTTGATTTAAATAGAACACCAGAACTTTGGGCAGAATTAGAGAGAGATGATGTAACGTTACGTGAAGCTTGTGGAAATACTGTGCGTAATGTAACGGCAAGTGAAACTGCAGGGATTGATGTGAACGAACCATTTGATGTATCGCCATATGCAGATGCGCTTTATAAATTCTTTTTACGTAACCCAATTTGTCAAGAAATGGGGCGTAAATTTAAAGTGTCGTTTTCGTCTTCAGACGAAGATACTGGGCTTTCTTACATGCACGATTTAGGTTTTATAGCTAAAATTGAAAATGGTGTTCGTGGTTTTAAAGTGATGATTGGTGGCGGTTTAGGTTCGCAACCACGTCATGCTGATGTGTTATATGACTTTTTAGAAACAGATAAGATTATTCCAGTAATGGAAGGCGTTTTAAGAATTTTTGATCGTCATGGTGAGCGTAAAAGTCGTGCCAAAGCACGTATGAAATTCTTAATAAAAGATATAGGTTTAGAAGCTTTTAAAGAATTGGTTGATGCAGAGCAAAATGCTATTGAGTTTAAATCTGTTGCTATAGATGCAGATGCTTATGAGGCTTCAAAACCAGTTTCGGTTGAAGCACCACAGGTAGAAATTAAAGATCAAGAGGCATTTAATTTATGGAAATCAACAAACTTAATTCCGCAAAAGCAGGAAGGTTATGTTGCTATTGGTATAAAAGTGCTTTTAGGAGATTTTTACACAGATAAAGCCAGACTTTTAGCAGATTTAGTTGAAAAATATGCAGCAGGAGAAATCCGTTTATCACTTCGTCAAAACATTATTATTCCTTTTGTTAAAGAAGATTTAGTACCATTCTTTTATACAGAATTAGAGAAACTAGGTTTTGTTGAAGCAGGTTATAATAAAGCGATAGATATTACAGCTTGTCCAGGTACAGATACTTGTAACCTAGGTATAGCAAGTAGTACTGGAATTTCTGTAGAATTAGAAAGAATGCTAAAAACAGAATATCCACAATATTTGAATAACCAAGATTTAGTGATTAAAATTAGTGGATGTATGAATGCTTGCGGACAGCACAATATGGCAAATATTGGTTTTCAAGGTATGACAGTTCGCACGCCAGAAAAATTAGTAGCTCCAGCATTACAAGTGCTTTTAGGTGGCGGAAATTTAGGAGATGGAAACGGTTTATTTGCTGATAAAGTAGTGAAAGTACCAAGCAGAAGAGGTCCTGAGGCTTTACGTAGAATATTAAACGATTTTGAAACCAATGCAAATAGAAAACAATTTGTAGAATATTATAAAGAAACTGGAGATCGTTATTTTTACGATTTGTTAAATGATTTACAGGATGTTACTAATTTAACTCAAGAAGATTTTATTGATTGGGGTGAAGAAGAAAAATATGTAAAAGAGATTGGTATTGGTGAGTGTGCAGGTGTTGTTATCGATTTAATAGCTACGTTGTTTTTAGAAAGTGAAGAAAAAATTGAAAATGCTCAAGAATCATTTAATAATAAAGTATATTCAAGTGCTATTTATCATGCATATAGTTCTTTAGTTAATTCGGCAAAAGCTTTATTATTAGCAGAAAACAAGAAAACAAATACACATGCGGGAATTATAAGTCAGTTTGATGAACTGTTTGTAGAAAGCGGACGAATAGATTTAGGTGTTTCTTTTTCGGATTTGATTTATCAAATTAATAAATTTACACCAACTGAGGATTTTGCATCAAAATACATTGAAAACGCTAATGAGTTTCTAACTAAAGTGAGAGCTTTTAGAGAAGCAGAAACAAATACGCTTGCAAAAAAAGCAGTTTAA